The following nucleotide sequence is from Oryzias latipes chromosome 20, ASM223467v1.
tacatCTCATCTTTAATTTCTCTTTCATCATGATTTCTTTTCTCAGTTGTCCCCGTCTTCCAATGCCTACCCCAACTATATGAACAAATTTAGTCTTCAGACTTAACTAACATCTACAGGACTACAGGTTTCTATTGATGCAGGGGAAAAGTTCCTTTAATCCCAGTGAAGGTGAAGCATTACTGTGTTTTTGTTAGAACTATTGGGCAGAATGAAGCATTTTCTTTCAGAATAAGATCATTTAGCTTTGTTTCAACCTACTATATCAGCTCATCTTTtttaatgactgaaaaaaatcccATGCAGAACCTGGAAGTCCAGACACCAAACAGATCTAGATCTGCTTAGCAGCACATCTAGACAGATGTTGAATGACTATCTCTTTGCTTCTATGAACATATTATCCatgaaccatccatccattttccaaactcaATCTTTTTTGGGGTTTCAGggttgttggagcctatcccaggtaCCGTTGAGGGCGGGGTCACCGGTGTGTCGCAGGGCTGACCCTTTCGGAGGGGGAATGGATTGAACAGAAGTTCTTCTGGAAGCCCTCCCCCCTTTTAAGGCGCCACTGCCAGTGATCAGTTCAGTTATCCCTATTTTTCCTCATAAAACCAAACAGTAAGAGGCTCTGCTGATACATTTTTCCTGTAAAAGTCCACTTAATTGCCCACAGAGTCAAACAGCTGTACCTGCAGTGAGATCAATgatgcagaaacacaaagacaagaagatttaaaaaaaaaaacaaagcttggCTGCAAGACAGAGGAGGATCCTGCAGCCACTCTGTTCCTCTaattgccaattaaaacatCTTTGCTGCTCAGTGGTCGATGGCAGAGCGGGATTTCGTAAACAGAACAGAACCACTGATCTCCCTTTCATAACTTCCTGCTTATCTGCAGCCAATTATCCGAGTCGGCTCGTTAGAGGGAGCTGCCTCTCCTGCAGTGTGTTAGAGATGCTGCAGCAGCACCTTCAGCTGTGACACAGCCGTTTAAAACAGAAGAGGGTCTGAGACTTTCATCCCTGATGTAAACTCTGTTGGACAGTCTGGACCTGAAAACAGTTAGAATGTTAAATTGTGTCGCCCCCTGGTGATTGTGGATGTACATTACAGCAAAGAGAAGTCCCTGACCTTCTGGCCTGTAAAAAGCAGGGCGACCTTTTCTTGACATTCTGTGCCTTTTAGTTGTCTTGGTTCATGTTTTGAACTCTGTTCATGTTGGTCTGTTCTCCCTCAGTCACAGCTCAGTGTGATTGTCAGCATCAGGTTCAGTGGGTAATAATGATGCTTCTAGTGACGGGCGATAACACACTTTTAGGATTTGATACACAGTATTCAATTGTAGCAATACAGATTACTGGTAGTTTCTTATTGTTAAGTTTTTTCTCATGCATATTATTTGTTATCCTAAGAACAAATACCATCAATAACTTTATTGTGAAAGGTTCAAAATTCAAGTGTTCTTTCTAAAATCGCCTGCTCATGCTGTGCTGCTCGTGGCTCGTCTGGTCCCATGACTCGTGGAGCTGTTCAATATGCTGTAGGTGGGGTGTGTTTTGGCACTAAATGCTGGAATATCTCACCTAATAACCATTGGTCATCTCAATACTTTAATATTTAAACTAAACTTGGTGACATTCGGGAATCTGTATTTTGATACCTTGGTATTGACACTCCCATCACTAATGCTTTTCCATTTAGCTGACATAATGCTCTGTGCTAATGTATGGTATTCACATTTCATACCATTACATTTCCGGAAATcttgcagacacaccggccctcgaggcctgggtTGTCTATCCCTGCACTGGCCTCTGAATCCAGAGATCCCAGTTAATccaaccacaagggggcccagTCCAGTTCTTTCATGCTCCAGTCCAAGCTCAGGTAAATGCAGAGTTTTGTCAGGAAGGGTATCTGACCTGAAACCAAAGTCTCATCAGTCATGTTAATCACAAACAGAACTTTCACATGGATCAGCCGTGACCTGAGTTAACAACAACTGGTGCTGTTGATCAATAGTGTTCTGGTGGAAGTTGGACTTTTGTTGGAAGGAGAAGACCAAAACGAGTTTGTAGACCGAGAGAGAAAGACAGGAGTGAAGAACTTAGAGCAGAAACTTTGGTAAGATGGGTTTTCACAGACCAGATGGAAAGAGATCAAAGTTTTTAGACTGGAAGCAGCTTCAAGATGTTTTATCATGGTGTAaatggaaagagaaaaagatCCTGAAGGAGGAGTTTGTTCTGAAGTGAAGGGAGGGTCAGATAGGTTGGGGCTGGAAGTTAAAGGTGTGATGTTAATTGTTGTCAGTGATTATGACCCCCAGATATAAAGTGAGCTATAAAGGAGATGGAGAAATTTGAAATTTTAGTCTAGTGCAGCTGGAGATTCCTTTGTAGTTTTCTCTTGACTGTCACCTTTTGTTTGCTCCGTgtgggaaaaacagaaaatcttttcCTGTAATCTGTAGGTCACTTTGCCATTACTAAAATCACCTTATTGGAAATGTCTGGACTACAATGGATCTTTACAATCAAAAGTAATTAACTGGGTTTGGTGTTGGTTGCTTTCTGTGCAACACCTTCAGATGACCTAAATTATTACCTGGAGCTTAATAAATAAGCTGACTTAGCAGACACAAGGTTAAGGCACCATGAAAACAATGAAGGAGCTTCTGATTGGCCTCTGAAGtcaagtgaaaaataaatattaaatctgACAAATCCACCAAATGCAGAGGGATTAGCTTTAATTAGACTATTAACTCTCACTTGTTCGATTGAATTGtaaaatgccttttaaaaacacatgcgAAATGCATTTTCAGTAGAATTTCACTACATTGAAATTaaggttttatttataaatgaaaaagaccaagttttcattttttatattatgAATCAGAAATTGGAAAAACTGCTCAACTAAATTGCAGATTGAATTCCTAATCAAGAATTAAGTATATCTAGAATAATTAGTATGAAGAAGATATTTTTATGGTTTGTTTTCCAGTTAAGTTTTGTCTTTTGGCTCTGCCAGCAGTCCACAAACCGAGCCCTCAGCTGGAGCTGAAGCGACTGCTGATGCGATATGAACGCTGCAGACACAAAGAGCTGATCCACTGTCTGATTTTGTCTTTGGCAGCAAGATTTGCCGCCGCTCGGCTCATAATCCCCCCCCCACAAACAGAACTGCTGTGAAATGAAGGCCGGGGATTTACGGGTTCTGATGGTGCTGCAGTAAAAATGCCTTTCAACTTAAAGCTCCACATTCAGGTTGGTATTTCCAGGAACACCAAGTTTAAACCAACGTTCAGCACAAAAGCTTCAATAGGAACTAGTTTGCAGTTAGATTTacaacagttttgtttaaaccttttaacctcaagaaaaaaaattttaaattgtaaagTTTGAAATGGCACactgaaataaatttaaaagaggaaaaaaagtgtcaaggcaaaaaaaggtCATGTaggtttttttcaaaccaaaccGCTCTTCCCTTTACAAATATCAAAAcagaataataaacaaaacagtttaagGTTTTCAACAAAACTTTTATCGCCCAATTATTCTGCCCCTTCAGGAAACCCCGCCATAACAATTCCAGGGTTCTGAGCTCCACGTCAGTCATCActgtttttcagaaataaaaataaaatcaagtggACACTGGTTGGTTGCTCAATAATGTTGTTGGTCTTAATAGATAAGAAAATTCCATCTTTATTATATCAATTTGCTGTCCTAATgctaaaatttaaaacaagacttaaaaaagacttttttaatgatttagaaatgctttttatttgtcGGTTTATTTTTTGGAATCATCACGTTGGTTCTTCTGCTTTGTATGACTCAGCTCCTCAGTCCTGgatctcctcctcttcatcctcaaagTTCTCCTCTCCATCGCTGGCTGTGGCCTCCTGGTATTGTTGGTACTCTGAGACCAAGTCGTTCATGTTACTCTCCGCCTCGGCAAACTCCATCTCATCCATGCCCTCTCCCGTGAACCAGTGCAGGAAGGCCTTCCTCCGGAACATGGCGGAGAACTGCTCCGAGATCCTCTTGAACAGCTCCTGGATTGCTGTACTGTTGCCAATGAAGGTGGCGGCCATCTTTAGCCCCCGCGGTGCGATGTCGCACACGGCTACCTTCACGTTGTTGGGGATCCACTCCACAAAGTAGCTGCTGTTCTTGTTCTGGATGTTCAGCATCTGCTCATCCACCTCCTTCATGGACATGGGTCCACGGAAGACCGTGGCAACCGTCAGGTACCGGCCGTGGCGGGGGTCGCATGCCGCCATCATGTTCTTGGCATCAAACATCTGTTGGGTGAGCTCAGGTACTGTCAGCGCCCTGTATTGTTGGCTGCCCCTCGCCGTCAGAGGGGCAAAGCCCGGCATGAAAAAGTGCAGCCTGGGAAACGGAACCATGTTGACGGCCAGCTTGCGGAGGTCTGCGTTGAGCTGGCCGGGAAAACGCAGCGAGGTAGTCACGCCGCTCATTGTGGCTGACACCAGGTGGTTGAGATCGCCATAGGTGGGCGTGGTGAGTTTCAGGGTGCGGAAGCAGATGTCGTAAAGGGCTTCGTTGTCGATGCAGTAGGTTTCATCTGTGTTTTCTACGAGCTGGTGGACCGACAGGGTGGCGTTATAGGGCTCCACCACCGTGTCCGACACCTGATGGAcagatgaggatgaagaggacatggaggagaatcaCAGAGTTTGGTTTCAGAGAGGGGAGGTACCTTTGGTGACGGCATCACGCTGAAGGTGTTCATAATGCGGTCGGGGTACTCCTCTCGGATCTTGCTTATAAGCAGGGTGCCCATGCCTGAACCGGTGCCCCCCCCCAGAGAGTGTGTCAGCTGGAAACCCTGCAGACAAATTACAGCTATTTATATGTGAACCTTTCAGTGATGTGGTAAAGCCATTGACTCTATTGGActgactgactcggaccaatcactgcttaccggCCACAtgtggttccaacatggcgatgtcTGTGTCATGAAAATCTGGTGACTgaatgacttcatttggttggagctggcaGTTAGTCAATTTCTttaggtgatgtcacactcactcgctccagttctcatacacagtcGATGAGTAAAATCCAAATGAtctgttttaattaattaatttgcaAAACAAGTCAACAACCCCTGCAACCTTAGGTTGTCAACAACAGGAGAAAAACAtctctagcccttgtgctatccaaggcactttgaCATTAGGAGTGGGGTCagctggacccactagacagtgctctgaaccttttttcttcaatgatttgtgatcttcactggtttccatggattacatgaaatgtttccacctttgtccacctttgtcatggtagggaaaacatgtcaatggaagggtggggtcattttgaccccacaatatagcacaagggttaaagaaagtaGGACATGTCCCTCAAGGCCTGAAGTTCTCCACTTCTAATTTacatataataatatataataactTTTACaactaaaatacaattttatttttattactttttcttcttttttttaatgggatcTCATCAGTTCAGATTTACCTCCTTCAATGACCAACAGATTTTACGTCTACATCTTTCCTTGAGGCCACACTGTGGGCTTGAACAACTGCACCACTGTAGGGTAACACGAGTGGGAGAGACCCTGCTGGGCCCCTTTCCCCTCAAAGCCCAGTCATTCCAGACCCAGTACTTAATCCagtccccccaccccaccagctGAATGTTACCAATCACTCTACAAAAAACTCTAGAGAGAgggtttcacctgcagacattCGCAGTGCTCACACTCCTTTCTCACAACGTCCAAGACCGAGTCCacaagctccgccccctccGTGTAGTGACCCTTGGCCCAGTTGTTACCCGCACctgtctgacctgcagacagaaaatcCATGAGGGAAATCTGAAACTTTTAGCAGAGCAGATGCCTACACTGAGTTTTCCTTAATCATCACAGCTGAGTGGGTAATCTCaaccgccaccagtgtgtgaatgtgtgtgtgaatgtgtctgtgactgtaaagcactttgggtttGGGTACCGCGAGTGGTTCCcagagaaatgttgactcagaccgacttgaaccaatcactgcttacggACAATGTCAGGCTCAAACGTGGCGCCTCTGTATCACTGAAAAATGtagactgaattgacttcacttAGTTAGAGGCGGAAGTAAACCGTTTTCTATAGGTGACGTcacgctcagtccagttctcttatacagtcaatagccgcggttacatgcacaaaatatcttgatcggatcaatggtcagattaaaattcaaccgtgcacgTGGGatgagaaaacctttttccgaagcgttcacatggtcacactttcagtcggaataaatcatttgggcatgcggaGTAGTGTTGAAAATCTCGGAAGAGGAAAGGagtcttgttttaaacaaacctagctgccatatacatttatgcagcagctctgtaatatacaagacgatcttccaaacatgcttttattaatgtaatgaatattatgaagcgcctgttcactcatcattttatttttaatccgtgtggtcagtgtttttttgtgaaagaaCGGAGCTTGTAGAAGGGTTAGGATAGGTgaaggctaacacgcgctaacaacatttagcctttgatgaacataaatccatgcgggaaatgccgcaatctgcatcttggctgaaacttaatatgtgggaataataTCAGCTTTTATTCTGtcaggacacgactggaaacacaaatctacgtgattgtttgaacattttctaaggactgagcgacattctgttttgaaaagctcacacaccacCCCAAAGCTGCTGTGTGACCTGGAGACATGGttctgagtccggcagccgccaacccagagcggcgggacggatcgcagtaacaaacgcacacgtaacaaagactcctcccctcccctcaaacacaagtTATACACGGCTGCTTtgctcagaaacacagttcGCTCATCCCCGGCACCCGAGCCCGGACCGCGCAGGGTCCTCGAAGCCCTCCTCCCCGGCACCCCCttgtgaggggtgtaagagacgGGAGAGGCGAAGAACCAGCGGAGTGTGGGCGGAGTGGCGCTTTGCAccgggcgtccgcagagcaacCGGTCAGTCCTGTTTTAGCTCCAAAACTTTCTCTGGATCGAAACatcgtctatgcatgacgttaaaccagagcagaagtgacacacgatcagaatgaaccgtttacatgaacaacgatcggatcaacaatcggcataacccacctgtCTCGactggaaagaaattttgatctgaacaagtctgatcggggcagactattccgaacggtgtgtttacatgacgcatttttcttccgatcaggcgtcctttccgattacttttttCCATGTAAATGCCGCTAATAACTGTGACAAACATTTAGAACATTAAAGGAGCACCAATTGGaatcaattgaaaaaaaaatgttcatagaatttaaatcttctttctcttttggcttttcccatcagccacagtgaaacaacctctccttcgaggatgagtcgcatggttaacttggcgatgttttatgccggatgctcTTCctgcagagaagggaatagggagcagcccggttttgaaccctggtttcacggacggaaggtgccgcaaaccagcacgagctaaacttgCTCCGTTCATGCAgtttaaatatgaaaagaaaaactttttcccctGAGGAATATCCagacattttggagaaaatgtgttTCATCATGGAATTTTTTTGTACTATTAATGTAATCCATCTGCCTGCAGAATGAACACCACCTCTGTCAACAGTAATCTTAACACTGCCAACACTGAAGTGGGATTTAAATCAGATCCAGGACAGTGGCGTGGTGTTAACCACAGATCTGAACTGTAAATAAcagaaaatcaattattttattatatatataaattacattttagaagaagatggtcatttttgctcttttctgGAATAAGGTCGTTCAGGATAACCTAGTGTGATGCAGATGTGTTCATTATATTCATGTTGGCACTTTATTCAAAATAAGCATGACAATTTGACGATGAAACAATTAGCTGCCTGAGTTTATGGGTAAACTCACCTTTCTGATCTGAACCTATAGAAGACAAAGAACACAATTCAGAGCGCAGACATCCGGAGGACAGCAGCAGGTTTTTCTGCAGGTTCCAAACTAGCTGTGTTGGTTCGTTAGTCATCAGAAATTCATTCAGCTGCTGTCCTCTCTAAGGACACCTAAACCCTCCACACGAACAAAGCAAACATACCAAAGATGAAGTTGTCGGGTCTGAACAGTTGTCCGAACGCTCCAGACCGAACGCTCTCCATGGTTCCTGGTTCCAGGTCCACCAGTACTGAGCGGGGGACATATTTATGTGCTACACACACAGAAGTCAGAAAGTCAACCGCAGTCAAACACAACActagcagcccccccacccccaacgcTTACAGGAGGCCTGGTTGTAGTAGACGCTGATCCGGTCCAGCTGCAGAGCCGAGTCTCCCACATAGTTTCCAGCAGCGTCGATGCCGTGCTCGTCGCTGATCACTTCCCAGAACTACATGAGTCAcgggaatggggggggggggttacttctGCAGCATCTGACTCAAGAGCGTTGGTGCTTCATGGTGCATTCACTGACTCTTTCCTGCCTGCTTCATTTCAAAGTATTTTAAACTATAGAGACACAACAGGATGTGTGAAGTTTGACGGTCGGAGAAGGGTGGAGCTCTGCAGGCCAAGCCAGGATCCAAAGAGCAGCTGGGACCCCCTCCTGAGCCTTCAGAGGCACAGATGCTCCTTCAGACGCAGGAGAAATCCAACCTTTCCCAGACTCAATCTAAACTTTTACCTGCTGGATTTAAACTAAGGTCTCTGTGCCATCTGGTCCCATCTTTTCAGAAGAGTCTTGAGTGAAAACAGTGTTAGTGTTTCTGAAGCATTGTGGCTGCCAACAGCAGGACCTCTGGAGGAGACGTCACCACGTTGGAGATAAAGACAAACAGCAGCTTTGAGCGCAGAAGCAACTGTGTTACCAGGATTCCTGTCATTgccccccctacacacacacacacacacacacacacacacacacacacacacacaccagaccAGAAGCGTGTGATTTCAAACTACAGAGACACTCAAACAAATATTCAACCAACTGTTTCTCCATAAATGGAATTCATTTAAGTCTCTATGACTGAAGAGCTGCTTAGTGTCACCCGTGTTTACCTTCAccaaagctaaaattagcttcACACAGCAGATCCAGCTTGGAAACAGTAACACTTTCACCCATCGGCTTCAGAGCAGGACTGAcggactttttttaaaaaaaaagtaaatgcagtttttctgcTCCCTCTGTTCATTTCCAATCTGGGATTGGGCCTTTTTAAATCTCAAAGAATACAAAGATGATCTAGTTCATGAAAACACGCCTCAGCAGTCATTGCAAGTAAGAAATAATCAGATAGCAACCGTTTCTGTTGACAGGCtggaccaggggtctgcaaccttcaacacttagACATTCAGGACAATTTCTCACAGCCCACAAAGTCTGacttcaccctttagaaaaataagacactggTTTGTATTTATGTTAATGTTACTATTATGATA
It contains:
- the LOC101159143 gene encoding tubulin beta-5 chain; this translates as MREIVHIQAGQCGNQIGTKFWEVISDEHGIDAAGNYVGDSALQLDRISVYYNQASSHKYVPRSVLVDLEPGTMESVRSGAFGQLFRPDNFIFGQTGAGNNWAKGHYTEGAELVDSVLDVVRKECEHCECLQGFQLTHSLGGGTGSGMGTLLISKIREEYPDRIMNTFSVMPSPKVSDTVVEPYNATLSVHQLVENTDETYCIDNEALYDICFRTLKLTTPTYGDLNHLVSATMSGVTTSLRFPGQLNADLRKLAVNMVPFPRLHFFMPGFAPLTARGSQQYRALTVPELTQQMFDAKNMMAACDPRHGRYLTVATVFRGPMSMKEVDEQMLNIQNKNSSYFVEWIPNNVKVAVCDIAPRGLKMAATFIGNSTAIQELFKRISEQFSAMFRRKAFLHWFTGEGMDEMEFAEAESNMNDLVSEYQQYQEATASDGEENFEDEEEEIQD